In a single window of the Arachis hypogaea cultivar Tifrunner chromosome 6, arahy.Tifrunner.gnm2.J5K5, whole genome shotgun sequence genome:
- the LOC112696889 gene encoding hydroxyisourate hydrolase, with product MMKPEPCLGLMSINVALKLTLLVLLFLNFVGMSLVLSADDYNRNDFPTDFVFGSGTSAYQWEGAVNEDGRTPSIWDTYAHAGFVHGDNADIACDGYHKYKEDVKLMVETGLDAYRLSISWSRLIPNGRGPINPKGLQFYNNFINELISNGIQPHVTLHNFDLPQALEDEYGGWVSPKIIRDFTNYADVCFREFGDRVLYWNTVNEPNVFTIGGYDEGTTPPTRCSPPFCKKYNSSRGDSTTEPYLAVHHILLSHSSAVRLYRRKYKDKQHGFIGIAVYSFGFIPANDTDEDRAATQRARDFFLGWILGPLVHGDYPVSMKTNAGSRIPTFSDRESAQLKGSCDFIGVIFYDNLNITDNSIALKRNLRDYDTDMAAQLIFGPALFSNEEYPVTPWTLREELNIMKTLYGNPPIFIYENGQRTPRNSSLQDVKRVEYLHGYIGAVLDSIRDGSNIKGYFAWSFMDVFELLDGYNASFGLYYVDRDDPKLKRYPKLSAEWYGNFLKGGNTSGVGAIELEKDPSLVSVGRLFQ from the exons ATGATGAAACCAGAACCATGTTTGGGTTTGATGAGCATTAATGTTGCTTTGAAGCTCACCCTTTTAGTATTATTATTTCTGAACTTTGTGGGTATGAGTTTAGTTCTTAGTGCTGATGACTATAACAGAAATGACTTCCCAACTGATTTTGTCTTTGGTTCAGGCACTTCTGCTTATCAG TGGGAAGGAGCTGTTAATGAAGATGGAAGAACTCCTAGCATTTGGGATACTTATGCACATGCTG GGTTTGTGCATGGAGATAATGCAGATATAGCCTGTGATGGCTACCACAAATACAAG gaagatgtGAAACTCATGGTGGAAACAGGCCTTGATGCCTATAGGTTATCCATTTCTTGGTCAAGATTGATTCCAA ATGGTAGAGGACCCATCAATCCCAAGGGATTGCAATTCTATAACAATTTCATCAATGAACTCATTAGCAATG GAATCCAACCACATGTAACACTGCACAATTTTGATCTTCCACAGGCACTCGAAGATGAATACGGAGGATGGGTTAGTCCTAAAATCAT AAGAGACTTCACAAACTATGCAGATGTGTGTTTCAGAGAGTTCGGTGACAGAGTCTTATATTGGAATACTGTGAACGAGCCGAATGTCTTCACCATAGGTGGTTATGACGAAGGAACAACCCCACCTACACGATGCTCACCCCCATTTTGCAAGAAATATAACAGCAGTAGGGGTGACTCCACAACCGAGCCTTACTTGGCAGTTCATCATATTTTGCTATCACATTCTTCAGCTGTGAGATTGTATAGAAGAAAGTATAAG GACAAGCAACATGGGTTTATTGGCATTGCAGTCTATTCATTCGGTTTCATTCCTGCAAATGATACAGATGAAGACCGGGCAGCCACTCAAAGAGCTCGCGATTTTTTCCTTGGTTG GATTTTAGGACCCTTGGTGCATGGAGACTATCCCGTTTCCATGAAAACTAATGCAGGTTCCAGAATTCCAACCTTCTCAGACCGTGAATCTGCACAGTTGAAGGGTTCATGTGACTTTATAGGCGTGATATTTTACGACAACCTTAATATCACAGACAATTCTATCGCACTGAAGAGGAATCTGCGAGACTATGACACAGACATGGCAGCACAGCTAATCT TTGGACCGGCCTTGTTTTCAAATGAAGAg TATCCTGTCACACCATGGACTTTACGTGAAGAGCTGAATATCATGAAGACCCTTTATGGCAATCCTCCCATATTCATATATGAAAATG GTCAACGGACACCAAGGAATTCATCACTTCAAGATGTGAAAAGGGTGGAATACTTGCATGGATATATTGGTGCTGTGCTTGATTCCATAAG AGATGGATCAAACATAAAGGGATACTTTGCATGGTCTTTCATGGATGTATTTGAGTTATTGGATGGGTATAATGCAAGCTTTGGCCTGTACTATGTTGATAGGGATGATCCAAAGTTGAAGAGATACCCAAAACTCTCTGCAGAATGGTATGGGAATTTCTTGAAGGGTGGAAACACCTCTGGTGTTGGAGCCATTGAACTAGAGAAAGATCCATCCCTTGTTTCCGTTGGCCGTTTGTTTCAATAG